In Saccharothrix violaceirubra, the following are encoded in one genomic region:
- a CDS encoding cobyric acid synthase produces MMSVGTDRSGGHGVGGGLLVAGTTSDAGKSVLVAGLCRWLARRGVRVAPFKAQNMSNNSVVTPDGGEIGRAQAFQAAACGLEPSVRFNPVLLKPGGDRSSQVVVLGRAVGEVSALSYRERKAELFDTVLDTLRSLRRDHDVVVCEGAGSPAEINLRATDIANMGLARAADLPVLVVGDIDRGGIFAHLFGTLALLDPADQALVAGFVVNKFRGDPALLEPGLRQLTALTGRPVHGVLPWREELWLDAEDSLSYAADGVVGRPAPPVGDQWLRVAVVRLPRISNATDVEALACEPGVSVRFVTEPSRLADADLVVVPGSKATVADLAWLRSTGLADAIATHPGPVFGVCGGFQMLAARVEDDVESRAGAVPGLGLLDLDVRFAPDKTLRRPTGIAFGYAVGGYEIHHGQVVRNGEDGLLTLADGTPEGAVRDRVAGTHWHGLLENDDFRRAFLRWAAARAGRDGFVPAADVDFAGRRAAQFDLLGDLVAEHLDTDAVLRLLEEGPPPGLPVIPPAGAPTVA; encoded by the coding sequence ATGATGTCAGTCGGGACCGACAGAAGTGGGGGACATGGCGTGGGCGGCGGACTGCTCGTGGCCGGTACGACGTCCGACGCGGGCAAAAGCGTGCTCGTCGCGGGACTGTGTCGCTGGCTCGCGCGCCGTGGCGTGCGCGTGGCGCCGTTCAAAGCGCAGAACATGTCCAACAACTCGGTCGTGACGCCGGACGGCGGCGAGATCGGGCGTGCGCAGGCGTTCCAGGCCGCGGCGTGCGGACTGGAACCGAGCGTGCGGTTCAACCCGGTGCTGCTCAAGCCGGGTGGCGACCGCAGCTCGCAGGTGGTCGTGCTCGGGCGCGCGGTCGGCGAGGTCTCCGCCCTGTCCTACCGCGAGCGCAAGGCCGAGTTGTTCGACACCGTCCTCGACACGTTGCGCTCGCTGCGACGTGATCACGACGTCGTCGTCTGCGAGGGCGCGGGTTCGCCCGCCGAGATCAACCTGCGGGCGACCGACATCGCGAACATGGGCCTCGCGCGGGCGGCGGACCTGCCCGTGCTCGTCGTCGGCGACATCGACCGGGGCGGGATTTTCGCGCACCTGTTCGGCACGCTGGCGTTGCTCGACCCGGCCGACCAGGCGCTCGTGGCGGGCTTCGTGGTGAACAAGTTCCGGGGCGACCCGGCGTTGCTCGAACCGGGGCTGCGGCAGTTGACGGCGTTGACCGGTCGCCCGGTGCACGGCGTGCTGCCGTGGCGCGAGGAGCTGTGGCTCGACGCGGAGGACTCGCTGTCTTACGCGGCCGACGGCGTGGTCGGCCGTCCCGCGCCACCGGTCGGCGACCAGTGGCTGCGGGTGGCCGTGGTGCGGTTGCCGCGCATCTCCAACGCCACCGACGTGGAGGCGTTGGCGTGCGAGCCGGGCGTCTCGGTGCGGTTCGTGACCGAGCCGTCGCGCCTGGCCGACGCGGACCTCGTGGTCGTGCCGGGGTCCAAGGCGACCGTCGCCGACCTGGCGTGGCTGCGGTCGACCGGGCTCGCGGACGCGATCGCCACGCACCCCGGTCCGGTGTTCGGCGTGTGCGGCGGGTTCCAGATGCTCGCCGCGCGCGTGGAGGACGACGTCGAGTCACGCGCCGGCGCCGTGCCGGGACTGGGACTGCTCGACCTCGACGTGCGCTTCGCCCCGGACAAGACCTTGCGCCGGCCGACAGGCATCGCGTTCGGATATGCCGTGGGTGGCTACGAGATCCACCACGGCCAGGTCGTGCGCAACGGCGAAGACGGCCTGCTCACGCTCGCCGACGGCACGCCGGAGGGCGCGGTACGCGATCGCGTCGCGGGCACGCACTGGCACGGTCTGCTGGAGAACGACGACTTCCGCCGCGCGTTCCTGCGCTGGGCCGCCGCACGCGCGGGCCGGGACGGCTTCGTGCCGGCCGCCGATGTCGACTTCGCGGGTCGGCGCGCGGCGCAGTTCGACCTGCTCGGCGATCTGGTGGCCGAGCACCTCGACACGGACGCGGTGCTGCGGTTGCTGGAGGAAGGACCTCCTCCGGGACTTCCGGTGATCCCGCCCGCGGGCGCCCCGACCGTCGCATAG
- a CDS encoding FadR/GntR family transcriptional regulator — MPLATTRRAGLVDQVIDQMRAAIAGGEWPVGQRIPPEPELVTALGVGRNTVREAVRALSHAGLLEVRQGDGTFVRATSELSGAVRRLCGSELRDVLQVRRTLEVEGARLAATRRTDEEYRRLAVLLTERDEALVAKQWDRLVERDAAFHVLLVQCSHNTLLAELYQGLTEAVRASITATVDKEHEEEQVSHAGLLDAIRDRDPVRAAAEAGGFLEELLERHAD, encoded by the coding sequence GTGCCGTTGGCCACTACTCGGCGGGCCGGGCTCGTCGACCAGGTGATCGACCAGATGAGGGCAGCGATCGCCGGCGGTGAATGGCCGGTCGGCCAGCGAATCCCACCGGAGCCGGAACTGGTGACCGCGCTCGGCGTCGGACGCAACACCGTGCGCGAGGCGGTGCGCGCGTTGTCCCACGCCGGGCTGCTGGAGGTGCGCCAGGGCGACGGCACCTTCGTGCGCGCGACCAGCGAGCTGTCCGGCGCGGTGCGGAGACTGTGCGGCAGCGAACTGCGGGACGTGCTCCAGGTGCGACGGACGCTGGAGGTCGAGGGGGCCAGACTCGCCGCGACCCGACGCACCGACGAGGAGTACCGCAGGCTGGCCGTTCTGCTGACCGAACGCGACGAGGCGCTGGTCGCGAAGCAGTGGGATCGACTGGTCGAGCGCGACGCGGCGTTCCACGTGCTGCTCGTGCAGTGCTCGCACAACACCCTGTTGGCCGAGCTGTACCAGGGGTTGACCGAGGCGGTGCGGGCAAGCATCACGGCCACCGTGGACAAGGAGCACGAGGAGGAGCAGGTCTCGCACGCCGGACTGCTCGACGCGATCCGCGATCGCGACCCGGTGCGCGCGGCGGCCGAGGCGGGCGGGTTCCTCGAGGAGCTGCTCGAACGGCACGCGGACTGA
- a CDS encoding pentapeptide repeat-containing protein, with protein MDHPVLSARTIVVWGVGLAVVAVGSVVVLLVLLGRGEPRDAVRLDVVRTAASVVIGTGGAAALLLTARRQRYVELDLRQKDHDATERRVTELYGRAADQLGNDKAPVRLAGLYALERLGQGNAAHRQTIVNLVCAYLRMPFTPPPAARARVGVRDADRAQELEVRQTAVGVLTAHSRPDDVDAFWPDLDLDLSNATLVKFTFTHASVRSASFVGATFVDAATFRGTTFHRNADFRDARFAGLADFRRVTSGESAFRGAVFAGEVDFGVRTTVRLSGARVRPSSGRRRWPDGWTERQDESDLRFLVYDDES; from the coding sequence GTGGATCACCCGGTGTTGTCCGCGCGGACCATCGTCGTGTGGGGTGTCGGCCTGGCGGTGGTCGCCGTCGGTTCGGTCGTGGTGCTGCTCGTCCTGCTCGGTCGCGGTGAGCCACGCGACGCGGTGCGCCTCGACGTCGTGCGCACGGCCGCGAGCGTCGTGATCGGCACCGGAGGGGCGGCGGCGTTGCTGCTCACCGCACGACGCCAGCGCTACGTCGAACTCGACCTGCGGCAGAAGGACCACGACGCGACCGAACGACGGGTCACCGAACTGTACGGGCGGGCCGCGGACCAGCTCGGCAACGACAAGGCACCCGTGCGACTGGCCGGTCTCTACGCGTTGGAACGACTCGGCCAGGGCAACGCCGCGCACCGGCAGACGATCGTCAACCTGGTATGCGCGTATCTGCGCATGCCGTTCACGCCACCGCCCGCGGCACGTGCGCGTGTCGGCGTGCGCGACGCCGACCGCGCACAGGAACTCGAAGTGCGACAGACCGCCGTCGGTGTACTGACCGCGCACTCGCGACCCGACGACGTCGACGCGTTCTGGCCCGACCTCGATCTCGACCTCTCGAACGCGACGCTGGTGAAGTTCACGTTCACGCACGCGTCGGTGCGTTCGGCCTCGTTCGTCGGCGCCACGTTCGTCGACGCCGCGACGTTCCGGGGCACGACCTTCCACCGGAACGCCGACTTCCGCGACGCGCGCTTCGCCGGGCTCGCGGACTTCCGCCGCGTGACGTCGGGCGAGTCGGCGTTCCGCGGCGCGGTGTTCGCGGGCGAGGTGGATTTCGGCGTGCGCACCACCGTGCGACTCTCCGGCGCGAGGGTCCGCCCGTCGAGTGGTCGGCGCCGCTGGCCGGACGGGTGGACCGAACGCCAGGACGAGTCCGACCTGCGGTTTCTCGTCTACGACGACGAATCATGA
- a CDS encoding LysR family transcriptional regulator yields MLDLGRLRALHAVALHGSVGAAAEALGYTPSAVSQQIAKLERETRTTLLERRGRGIALTDAARLLVDTAGRVLSLVEEAEVTLEEQRGAAVGELRIGAFATAARGLLPATLVTLAERHPALDVRLVETDPPDASAAVDRGDLDLAVTHDWVDTPLAVPGSSSRVELGGDIADVLLPAGHPLADRAWIGPRDLAGERWICQPEGTICHSWLVNTFRRAGMEPDLAYRIGEYETQLALLARGIGVALLPRLGRGTVPEAVRVVPFRPTPTRRLFAVWRTQASRRPAITATVTALRECWEQRSTA; encoded by the coding sequence ATGCTCGATCTCGGAAGACTGCGCGCGCTGCACGCCGTCGCGCTCCATGGCTCGGTTGGCGCGGCGGCCGAAGCGCTCGGCTACACGCCCTCGGCGGTGTCCCAGCAGATCGCCAAACTCGAACGGGAAACCCGCACCACGCTGCTCGAACGCCGAGGTCGGGGCATCGCGCTCACCGACGCGGCACGCCTGCTCGTGGACACCGCCGGTCGGGTGCTGTCCCTGGTCGAGGAGGCCGAGGTGACGTTGGAGGAACAGCGCGGCGCTGCGGTCGGGGAGTTGCGCATCGGAGCCTTCGCCACGGCAGCGCGCGGCCTGCTGCCCGCGACACTCGTCACACTCGCGGAGCGGCACCCGGCGCTGGACGTCCGCCTGGTCGAGACGGACCCGCCCGACGCGTCGGCCGCGGTCGACCGCGGCGACCTCGACCTCGCCGTCACCCACGACTGGGTCGACACCCCCCTGGCCGTGCCGGGCTCCTCGTCCCGGGTCGAACTCGGCGGGGACATCGCGGACGTGCTGCTGCCCGCCGGGCACCCCCTGGCCGACCGCGCCTGGATCGGTCCGCGCGACCTGGCCGGCGAGCGCTGGATCTGCCAGCCCGAGGGCACGATCTGCCACTCGTGGCTGGTGAACACGTTCCGCCGCGCGGGCATGGAACCCGATCTGGCCTATCGGATCGGCGAGTACGAGACGCAGCTCGCGTTGCTCGCGCGCGGCATCGGTGTGGCGCTGCTGCCGCGACTGGGACGCGGAACCGTCCCCGAAGCCGTGCGCGTCGTGCCGTTCCGTCCCACGCCGACGCGTCGGTTGTTCGCGGTGTGGCGCACGCAGGCCAGCCGTCGTCCCGCGATCACCGCGACCGTGACGGCGTTGCGCGAGTGCTGGGAACAGCGTTCCACCGCGTGA
- a CDS encoding CynX/NimT family MFS transporter: MAIQRTEPDRTPSSVHPATDSPISATIATLRSDRSTGSLRSDRSVALVGSTLLAIGVALAAANLRPAVTGLASVLGDVRSSLGVSTAWTSLLTAVPTLCFGFAAFLAPWLGRRLGMARAVGLSLLVLTIGLVLRVVDGPLVVLGGTFVACAGIAVCNVLIPVVVKDSFPGRVGLVTGVYTAALAAGAAVGAAFTPTLESVLGSWRLAVGAWAFLSLAALLVWLAGARHGVTVAGAGTKRVPVTRSLTRSPLAWVITVFFGLQSLLAYTVMGWLPQILGDAGVDRTTAGLLLAITMVLGVPVSLIVPPLAVRRASQSGLVAVLGLLSVAGVLGLALVPAAAPGLWVVLIGVGMGMFPLALVMISLRTSSTADTARLSAMAQSIGYLLAATGPFAFGLLRGATGDWTLSMLVLVGLLVLLTALGVVAGRPRTV; this comes from the coding sequence GTGGCGATCCAGCGAACCGAGCCAGACCGGACACCGTCGTCGGTTCACCCTGCCACTGATTCCCCCATCAGTGCGACGATCGCGACACTTCGGTCCGACCGGTCCACTGGTTCGCTGCGGTCCGACCGGAGCGTTGCCCTGGTCGGCAGCACGCTGCTGGCGATCGGCGTAGCGCTCGCCGCCGCGAACCTGCGGCCGGCGGTGACGGGCCTCGCGTCCGTGCTCGGCGATGTGCGCAGTTCCCTGGGGGTGTCCACCGCCTGGACCTCGCTGTTGACCGCCGTGCCGACGCTCTGCTTCGGCTTCGCCGCGTTCCTCGCGCCCTGGCTCGGACGCCGGTTGGGCATGGCCCGCGCGGTTGGCCTGTCGTTGCTCGTGCTGACGATTGGTCTGGTCCTCCGCGTCGTCGACGGCCCGCTCGTGGTGCTCGGCGGCACGTTCGTCGCGTGCGCGGGCATTGCTGTCTGCAACGTCCTCATCCCCGTTGTGGTGAAGGATTCCTTCCCTGGACGGGTGGGTCTGGTCACCGGTGTGTACACGGCCGCGCTCGCGGCCGGCGCGGCGGTCGGTGCCGCGTTCACGCCCACCCTCGAATCCGTGCTCGGCTCGTGGCGACTCGCGGTCGGCGCGTGGGCCTTCCTCTCGCTCGCCGCACTGCTCGTGTGGCTGGCCGGTGCACGCCACGGCGTCACCGTCGCGGGCGCGGGTACGAAACGCGTTCCCGTGACGCGCTCGTTGACGCGCAGCCCGCTCGCGTGGGTGATCACGGTCTTCTTCGGGTTGCAGTCGCTGCTCGCGTACACGGTCATGGGCTGGCTGCCGCAGATCCTCGGCGACGCGGGCGTCGACCGGACGACCGCCGGCCTGCTGCTGGCCATCACGATGGTCCTCGGCGTGCCGGTGAGCCTGATCGTGCCGCCGCTGGCCGTGCGCCGGGCGAGCCAGTCCGGTCTCGTCGCCGTCCTCGGGCTGCTGTCGGTGGCCGGCGTCCTGGGCCTGGCCCTCGTGCCCGCCGCCGCGCCCGGACTGTGGGTCGTGCTGATCGGCGTCGGCATGGGCATGTTCCCGTTGGCACTGGTGATGATCTCGCTGCGCACCAGCTCGACCGCGGACACCGCGCGACTGTCGGCGATGGCACAGAGCATCGGTTACCTGCTCGCGGCCACCGGCCCGTTCGCGTTCGGCCTGCTGCGCGGCGCCACCGGCGACTGGACGCTGTCGATGCTCGTGCTCGTCGGACTGCTCGTGCTGCTCACGGCGCTCGGCGTCGTCGCCGGTCGGCCGCGTACGGTCTGA
- a CDS encoding alpha/beta fold hydrolase has translation MVDAPATAVLVHSPYLGPASLRPLAGALAALGHPVLLLDLRVTVNAAPVHQRLIGSFADAVEDSLVEGELVLVGHSGAGPLLPAFADALETPVTGLVYLDADLPTPGRSWRDDASVAEMNRLKSISRDGLMPRWDLWFAPEVLAAMVPDVRQLEEIAGEAPEVALAFLKEQRPSVEWSGPSTYVRLSAAYADAAAKARAAGWPVVELDTHHLAAATAPDEVAAALVRVLRAG, from the coding sequence ATGGTCGACGCGCCCGCCACCGCAGTCCTGGTGCACAGCCCCTACCTCGGACCGGCGAGCCTGCGCCCGCTCGCGGGCGCGCTGGCCGCGCTCGGACACCCGGTCCTGTTGCTCGACCTGCGGGTGACCGTGAACGCGGCGCCCGTGCACCAGCGGCTGATCGGCTCGTTCGCGGACGCGGTCGAGGATTCGCTGGTGGAGGGCGAACTGGTGCTGGTCGGGCACAGCGGCGCCGGACCGTTGCTGCCCGCGTTCGCCGACGCGTTGGAGACGCCGGTGACGGGCCTGGTGTACCTGGACGCAGACCTGCCCACGCCCGGCCGCTCGTGGCGGGACGACGCGTCCGTCGCCGAGATGAACCGGCTGAAGTCGATCTCGCGGGACGGTCTGATGCCGCGCTGGGACCTGTGGTTCGCGCCCGAGGTACTGGCCGCGATGGTCCCGGACGTGCGGCAGTTGGAGGAGATCGCCGGCGAGGCGCCCGAGGTGGCGCTGGCGTTCCTCAAGGAGCAGCGCCCGTCCGTGGAGTGGTCCGGTCCGTCGACCTATGTGCGGTTGAGTGCCGCGTACGCCGACGCCGCGGCGAAGGCGAGGGCCGCGGGCTGGCCCGTCGTCGAACTCGACACTCACCACCTGGCCGCCGCGACCGCTCCGGACGAGGTCGCGGCGGCGCTGGTGCGCGTGCTCAGGGCAGGGTGA
- a CDS encoding penicillin-binding transpeptidase domain-containing protein, translated as MITRRLALVVAPLLVVAGCGLFSSRPGPDEVAGDFLTRLASGDTAGAAALTDDPGAAKDLLDKVRGALKPAGVRGSVEQVRSAGESSTAEATAALEWDFGHDHVWKYQTKFELRREEDDWRVHWVPSVVHPKLAAQQTLAATPVKASLAPVLDRDGAALLAPEQVVSVLLDPTQAGDVTAVATTLATALNPIDPAITRESIVDGAGKTAAGQVYQVAALRDADYQTVKPVIYELPGVRFTTQTSLLAPSRGFASQVLPAVRKFVEEDVEGRAGVRVFTANGSGDEVDSLYEQQPVTAQAVTTGLSRAVQTAAEDAVESSVGATMLVAIQPSTGEILAVAQNAAADEQGAIALTGRFAPGSTFKIVSAAHALAGGTAADVPVPCPGKTTIDGRRVVPNDHEFDKGTIPLHSAFAYSCNTTFAQLAVDYPADGLTKTADSFGLGVDFEIPALTTITGSVPAATDVVERAEDAFGQGKVLASPFGMALVAATVAKGSVPVPSLLRGRDVKADHTPTAPPPAVLEPLRVMMREVVEVGTAQLLNGLGDVRGKTGTAQYGDGTRSHGWFVGYRGDVAFATLVLDGNSSVPALEATGRFLRALG; from the coding sequence GTGATCACGCGCAGGCTCGCCCTGGTCGTCGCACCTCTGCTCGTCGTCGCCGGTTGCGGGCTGTTCTCCTCCCGACCCGGCCCGGACGAGGTGGCGGGGGACTTCCTCACCAGACTGGCCTCGGGCGACACGGCCGGCGCGGCCGCGCTGACCGACGATCCGGGCGCGGCCAAGGACCTGCTGGACAAGGTGCGCGGTGCGCTCAAACCGGCCGGGGTGCGCGGGTCCGTCGAGCAGGTCCGGTCCGCGGGCGAGTCGTCGACCGCCGAGGCGACCGCCGCGCTGGAGTGGGACTTCGGGCACGACCACGTGTGGAAGTACCAGACCAAGTTCGAGCTGCGTCGCGAAGAGGACGACTGGCGCGTGCACTGGGTGCCGTCGGTCGTGCATCCGAAGCTGGCCGCGCAGCAGACATTGGCCGCTACGCCAGTGAAAGCGTCGCTGGCACCCGTTCTCGACCGTGACGGTGCCGCACTGCTCGCGCCCGAACAGGTCGTGTCGGTGTTGCTGGACCCGACGCAGGCCGGCGACGTGACCGCGGTCGCGACCACGCTCGCGACCGCGTTGAACCCCATCGACCCCGCGATCACCCGCGAGTCCATCGTCGACGGCGCCGGCAAGACCGCGGCCGGGCAGGTGTACCAGGTCGCGGCCCTGCGCGACGCCGACTACCAGACCGTGAAGCCGGTGATCTACGAGTTGCCCGGCGTGCGGTTCACCACGCAGACCAGCCTGCTGGCGCCGTCGCGCGGGTTCGCGTCGCAGGTGCTGCCGGCCGTGCGCAAGTTCGTGGAGGAGGACGTCGAGGGGCGCGCGGGCGTGCGGGTGTTCACCGCGAACGGGAGCGGCGACGAGGTCGACAGCCTCTACGAGCAGCAGCCCGTGACCGCGCAGGCGGTGACCACCGGGTTGAGCCGCGCGGTGCAGACCGCGGCCGAGGACGCGGTCGAGTCGTCGGTCGGCGCGACGATGCTCGTGGCGATCCAGCCGTCGACCGGCGAGATCCTCGCGGTCGCGCAGAACGCGGCGGCCGACGAGCAGGGCGCGATCGCGTTGACCGGCCGGTTCGCGCCCGGGTCCACGTTCAAGATCGTGTCGGCGGCGCACGCGTTGGCCGGCGGCACGGCGGCGGACGTGCCCGTGCCGTGTCCGGGCAAGACGACGATCGACGGGCGACGGGTCGTGCCCAACGACCACGAGTTCGACAAGGGGACGATCCCGTTGCACTCCGCGTTCGCGTACTCGTGCAACACGACGTTCGCGCAGCTCGCCGTGGACTACCCGGCCGACGGGCTGACGAAGACCGCCGACTCTTTCGGACTGGGGGTCGACTTCGAGATCCCGGCGTTGACCACGATCACCGGGTCGGTGCCCGCCGCCACCGACGTCGTCGAGCGCGCCGAGGACGCGTTCGGCCAGGGCAAGGTGCTGGCCAGTCCGTTCGGCATGGCGCTCGTCGCGGCCACGGTCGCGAAGGGCTCGGTACCGGTTCCGTCCTTGTTGCGCGGGCGTGACGTGAAGGCCGACCACACGCCGACCGCGCCGCCGCCCGCCGTGCTCGAACCGCTGCGCGTGATGATGCGCGAGGTCGTCGAGGTGGGCACCGCGCAACTGCTCAACGGTCTCGGTGACGTGCGCGGCAAGACGGGCACCGCGCAGTACGGCGACGGCACACGGTCGCACGGTTGGTTCGTCGGCTACCGGGGTGACGTGGCGTTCGCGACGCTGGTCCTGGACGGGAACTCGTCCGTGCCCGCCCTCGAGGCGACCGGACGGTTCCTGCGCGCGCTGGGGTGA
- the map gene encoding type I methionyl aminopeptidase, whose amino-acid sequence MSVRAALKPGVLSPRRPVPDEIGRPEYVDRPEPRRNTDPWVQPPEVIEAMRVAGRLAAQALQAAGAAVRPGVTTDEIDAVAHEFLCDHGAYPSTLGYRGFPKSCCTSLNEVICHGIPDSTVIEDGDIVNIDVTAFIGGVHGDTNATFLAGDVTEENRLLVERTHEATLRAIKAVKPGRQLNVVGRVIEAYANRFGYGVVRDFTGHGIGRTFHSGLVVLHYDAPHVPTIIEPGMTFTIEPMITLGGIEHDIWPDKWTVTTKDKSWTAQFEHTIVVTDDGAEILTLP is encoded by the coding sequence ATGTCCGTGCGTGCCGCGCTCAAACCAGGTGTGCTGTCCCCCCGTCGTCCGGTTCCCGACGAGATCGGGCGGCCCGAGTACGTCGACCGCCCGGAGCCCCGTCGCAACACCGACCCGTGGGTGCAACCACCCGAGGTGATCGAGGCGATGCGCGTGGCCGGTCGGCTCGCCGCGCAGGCGTTGCAGGCCGCGGGCGCGGCCGTGCGCCCCGGTGTCACCACCGACGAGATCGACGCCGTCGCGCACGAGTTCCTCTGCGACCACGGCGCGTACCCGTCCACGCTCGGCTACCGCGGTTTCCCCAAGTCGTGCTGCACGTCCCTCAACGAGGTGATCTGCCACGGCATCCCGGACTCGACCGTGATCGAGGACGGCGACATCGTCAACATCGACGTCACCGCGTTCATCGGCGGCGTGCACGGCGACACCAACGCCACCTTCCTCGCGGGCGACGTCACCGAGGAGAACCGGCTGCTGGTCGAGCGCACCCACGAGGCGACGCTGCGGGCGATCAAGGCGGTCAAGCCCGGTCGGCAACTCAACGTCGTCGGCCGCGTCATCGAGGCGTACGCCAACCGCTTCGGCTACGGCGTCGTCCGCGACTTCACCGGTCACGGCATCGGACGCACGTTCCACAGCGGCCTGGTCGTGCTGCACTACGACGCGCCGCACGTACCCACGATCATCGAGCCGGGCATGACGTTCACCATCGAGCCGATGATCACGCTCGGCGGTATCGAGCACGACATCTGGCCGGACAAGTGGACCGTCACCACCAAGGACAAGAGCTGGACCGCGCAGTTCGAGCACACGATCGTCGTGACCGACGACGGCGCGGAGATCCTCACCCTGCCCTGA
- a CDS encoding EamA family transporter translates to MKPRDVVIAVFVAVLWGVNFVVIKAGLAELPPLLFSGLRFLVAAVPAVWLVRRPGVAWRWVVVVGLTLGVTKFGLVFLGMDAGMPAGLSSLVLQSQVIFTVVFAAVVLRERPRRVQLLGMAIAAAGIVVIAFDYGLTSPLSALLMVVGAAAAWGLANVATRYAKPPDALSFIVWVSAVAAGPLLVLSSVFEGPTRDLDALAHITWSGVGAVAFIAWVSTLLGFGLWGYLLSRYDASTVVPFALLVPVAGMFSGVVLLHETVTPVRIGAAVLVIAGMAATTVRRRARVPVEVPERVGG, encoded by the coding sequence GTGAAGCCTCGTGACGTGGTGATCGCGGTGTTCGTCGCCGTGCTGTGGGGTGTCAACTTCGTCGTGATCAAGGCGGGGTTGGCAGAGCTGCCGCCGCTGCTGTTCTCCGGGTTGCGGTTCCTGGTCGCGGCCGTGCCCGCCGTGTGGTTGGTGCGTCGACCGGGTGTCGCCTGGAGATGGGTCGTGGTGGTCGGCCTGACGTTGGGCGTGACCAAGTTCGGGTTGGTGTTCCTGGGCATGGACGCCGGGATGCCGGCCGGGCTCTCGTCGCTGGTGTTGCAGAGCCAGGTGATCTTCACGGTGGTGTTCGCGGCGGTGGTGCTGCGGGAACGGCCCAGGCGCGTCCAACTGCTGGGGATGGCGATCGCGGCGGCGGGCATCGTCGTGATCGCGTTCGACTACGGCCTGACGAGTCCGCTGTCGGCGTTGCTGATGGTCGTCGGTGCCGCCGCCGCGTGGGGTCTGGCGAACGTGGCGACCCGGTACGCGAAGCCGCCGGACGCGTTGAGCTTCATCGTGTGGGTCAGCGCCGTCGCGGCCGGGCCGTTGCTGGTGCTGTCGTCGGTGTTCGAGGGACCGACACGTGATCTCGACGCGTTGGCGCACATCACGTGGTCCGGTGTCGGTGCCGTGGCGTTCATCGCGTGGGTGTCGACGTTGCTCGGGTTCGGGTTGTGGGGGTACCTGCTGAGCCGGTACGACGCGAGCACCGTCGTACCGTTCGCGCTGCTTGTGCCGGTGGCGGGCATGTTCTCCGGTGTGGTGCTGCTGCACGAGACCGTGACGCCGGTACGGATCGGCGCGGCGGTGCTGGTGATCGCGGGGATGGCGGCGACGACCGTGCGGCGGCGGGCACGCGTGCCGGTGGAGGTGCCCGAACGCGTGGGCGGGTGA